The segment TATTTAGTGACATTGTACATTGTTCTACTGGCAAAAggagcacacataattatatagtaTTTACTAGTGTTCAAATAAACACTTGTGAACTTGTGATTCTTATGTGTGCCTCTAATGCTCGTAGAACTACGTACTATttcacaaagtgttcaaaacttgttacagaaatgtgttcaaaagtagAACACTTCTGTTTAGAGTGGATGACATTATGTGAAGTACACATTTCAATATTCAAAAAACCAAATCGTGTAAATCCGGTCCACCACGAGAAAAGTTACGTTTATGACAACAGACAATGTACTGCTAATGAAGTCATTGGAGGAACAGTTCAGTGTCCAATGCTCTTGAGCTAAACAGCAAAGGTTCATGACGTATAATGAGAAAGTTCTCTGAGTCCCCGTGATCGGTTTTTAGACGGCGAGACCACCGAAATTGGGCGGTTGACCCCATCCTCTCGGTTAATGCAAATAAAGAACTGATTGACAGAACAAGTAGCTTCTAGGTAATTCAGGTAGCTAACTGACCAGTAGGTCAAAGAGCATTGTGTTACCTTGAAAACTGAAGTTTGATGCTATTGAACTGAAAACAAAGGTCTTCTCCTCAATTACCCAAAATGTATTTTTAACACTTTTCTGACACAAAGCGACAGAAAGAACACGCTTCTACTTTTGAATCGTCCGACATTTTGTTTAGTTTGTCCATATGCTTTTCAAAATTTCTTATGAAGGATTGGACCCAATCGTAAAGGGGCACACGATCCAGCTTTGTGCGTGCCGTGAACATTGGCCCTGGCTCTGGAAACCTGCATACGTAGGACTCTGGGCCATCTTTGTCATAGAAGCAGAGACCGTGATAGTTACTGATCCTGACCTCAATGACATAGACGTCGCCAGTCGTGGTTTTCTGAACTGAATGGAAGAAAACTTTGACAGTATCGGCATGATCTTGTATGCCAACCCACGTCAGTTCGTTCTCTACACGCTCTGATATTTGCTGTCGAAAGTCACGTCGTTCTTGTTCTGTGAGTTGTACGCCCTCGGTGACGAACTTGCCCGTTTTTTTTTCGGTTATTTTGGACTTCTTTGCCACGTAGTACAGTGTAGGGTTTGACACCTTTTTATCTTGCCATATCTGCCATTTGTCGACCTTGCCCTTTTTGGTGACATCAACAATGTCTTGACTTAAGCTGATCCACGCAGGCTCCTCCTTTTTTTCTTCACTTACTGCAAAGAACACCGAGCCACCACCTTTTATTTTGGTAAATGCAGTGATATATTCCTTTAACTTTCCATTTTCCCAGCAGTGTTCGGCGAGTTGGGAAAGCTTGCAGTTCAACAATGATTTAGCCTGTATTGACATGCTTTCCTGCAAGACTTCGTCTGTTGGAAGGCCGTTCACTTTTCTTGGTATTTCATTTCCTTGCTCAAAGACGTATTCCCTTGCACAGGTTGCATTCGGATGTGGTTTGGAGGAGCACAGCTCGCCGACGAAGACTGTTATATTGATATAAGAAGGGGCGTCCTTGCCTTTGTTGTGCGAGACCTTGGTTTTAAAGTCCAATGTACTCATAGGCCTTTTCCTGGAGGAAGTCTTCAGTCGATACACGAGATGCGTTTGGTCAAAGTAGGATCTTTCAAACACACAGTGGTACATGGACCCGTCTGATACCAGGTCTTTCAATTTCGAATCAACTTTTTGATCAAACTTCTCCAGACAATTGCGATCTTTGGCGTGAATAACCACAGCTCCAGCTTTGTTGTTCAGCAAACCGTTGATGTACTTGTAAAACTCTTTTGGGTTCTCCAAAGCGTCTTCCAAAGAACCTTTCAGTCTCATTGTTGCTTTTTCCTGCGCGTAAACTGCGTCGCATATGGAACAGTGGGAAGCTGAAACAAAATACATACCTTTGTTTGTAACAATTGCAAAAACAATCAAAATCTTTGAAAATTAACACTGGAGATACTTGTTGAAGGGACAACAACCGGTAGAGGATTATCTTCTTTCCTTTTCCTTCTACTCTTGATTTGACGGAAGAGcaacattttttacattttaccAGTCCTTTACAGATTCAAACTGCTGAAATTAGGTGTAGAAGC is part of the Littorina saxatilis isolate snail1 linkage group LG15, US_GU_Lsax_2.0, whole genome shotgun sequence genome and harbors:
- the LOC138948256 gene encoding uncharacterized protein, which gives rise to MASGASSKPETPEIICIDGRSVTLEWTAAEEKINTFVVQFRLKGGPNWKNATTKDQTSTIVVTKFSENPNNCEFRIVAELKRHCGGPNSSSGPEVISMEEGSVTLTWTAPEEEFNTSVVQYLRKGDTVWKDAILAKPIITTTVTALQGSPKGYEFRVAAKDGPNTGDFSEPASHCSICDAVYAQEKATMRLKGSLEDALENPKEFYKYINGLLNNKAGAVVIHAKDRNCLEKFDQKVDSKLKDLVSDGSMYHCVFERSYFDQTHLVYRLKTSSRKRPMSTLDFKTKVSHNKGKDAPSYINITVFVGELCSSKPHPNATCAREYVFEQGNEIPRKVNGLPTDEVLQESMSIQAKSLLNCKLSQLAEHCWENGKLKEYITAFTKIKGGGSVFFAVSEEKKEEPAWISLSQDIVDVTKKGKVDKWQIWQDKKVSNPTLYYVAKKSKITEKKTGKFVTEGVQLTEQERRDFRQQISERVENELTWVGIQDHADTVKVFFHSVQKTTTGDVYVIEVRISNYHGLCFYDKDGPESYVCRFPEPGPMFTARTKLDRVPLYDWVQSFIRNFEKHMDKLNKMSDDSKVEACSFCRFVSEKC